The Acidobacteriota bacterium genome has a segment encoding these proteins:
- a CDS encoding DNA methyltransferase: protein MTKQEAQERLSVLVGYFERNSRHIKANFTEEDTKQKLIQPFFSILGWDFTKDQDVRYERSGGKQSRVDYVFGNRHFYLEAKASNADSVDNVLQANFYAYNKSRFCVLTDFETFKLIKPIRPTKSKPQLATVETFDLTYRDYLSRFDQIWDTFSKEAVLINASLEDLLEEEKKRRKFFTIDEDFLTELEDWRKELALDIYLNNKKIVGADGQLLTEFTQRILDRIIFSKFLEDRGIEEKVLRDLIETKDIYPKMVLRFSAVGRAYNGLIYNPHTVDGLSVGDDVLNRILSRLYDTPHHQSFYNFGHIPIEILGSIYERFLGKVLKIRPENHRRLVQVVEKPEVARAKGVYYTPDFIVDYVVKSTVAKIFNKRRALEKVSNIKIVDISCGSGSFLVGAYSYLLSWYLNYYIKHPRKALSDGALLDGKLVKRIRKTILVRHIYGVDIDPQACEVAQMSLYLKMLEDCPDIQHEIKLSDLILPDMKNNIRCGNSLIEPEYFLDRLFTDPEEMKQLSAFDWRKYFPEGFDCVIGNPPYIDSETMTKEYPLLRRAIQDTYLMTKGNWDIYIAFFERGLGLLKSGGFLSFITPDKWISKPFGDKLRIDTINSIYSIFNAGRAVFKRAKVDAIVTTFSKQYQDSIKLYAYEGTEITLKRTIKKASLNPPYAYDGLFSGFIDLFKKMEARSGRLSDLGVCENACATSDCYKLKSYIEEKSSSIRKGDSLKIINTGTIGKYVSKWSQERMVYLGNRYLKPVVQRERFLREFPNSYGQKSIKPKLIMKGLNLLDACLDINGDIIPGKATLIIPSDNPETLKLLLAIINSNLLFLYLKEKYPASSYNQGTTFTKKMINDIPIPQITESIKKEIISLVDKVLQMRQQRIDADTEVFERAINAHIYKIYGLTDDEVKTVETWVAER, encoded by the coding sequence ATGACAAAGCAAGAGGCACAGGAAAGGCTTAGCGTACTGGTTGGCTATTTCGAGAGAAATTCTCGCCATATCAAAGCCAATTTTACGGAAGAGGATACAAAGCAAAAGCTAATTCAACCGTTCTTCAGCATTTTAGGATGGGATTTCACTAAAGACCAAGATGTACGTTATGAAAGATCCGGCGGAAAGCAATCAAGGGTCGATTATGTGTTCGGTAACCGACACTTTTATTTGGAGGCAAAGGCTAGTAATGCTGATTCAGTTGATAACGTTTTGCAGGCAAACTTCTATGCTTACAATAAGAGTCGTTTTTGTGTTCTGACAGATTTTGAAACCTTCAAATTAATAAAACCAATAAGGCCGACAAAAAGCAAACCACAGCTCGCAACCGTCGAGACTTTTGACCTTACCTACAGAGACTACCTTTCCCGGTTTGATCAGATTTGGGATACCTTTTCTAAAGAAGCAGTCCTGATTAATGCGTCATTGGAGGATCTGTTAGAAGAAGAAAAGAAGAGGCGAAAGTTTTTTACCATAGACGAGGACTTCTTAACCGAACTCGAAGACTGGCGAAAGGAACTTGCCCTCGATATTTATCTCAATAACAAGAAAATCGTCGGCGCCGACGGGCAGCTTTTAACAGAATTCACTCAGAGAATATTGGACAGAATCATCTTTAGTAAGTTCTTAGAGGACCGCGGAATAGAAGAAAAAGTATTGCGAGATTTAATTGAAACAAAAGATATCTATCCCAAAATGGTCTTGAGGTTTTCAGCGGTCGGCAGAGCTTACAACGGGCTGATTTACAATCCTCATACTGTAGATGGACTTTCCGTTGGTGATGACGTACTAAACCGAATACTAAGTAGGTTATATGACACTCCTCATCATCAGTCCTTTTATAATTTTGGACATATTCCTATCGAGATATTGGGGAGTATCTATGAGAGATTTCTTGGGAAGGTTCTTAAGATCAGGCCGGAAAATCATAGGCGTCTGGTGCAGGTTGTCGAAAAACCCGAAGTAGCCAGGGCAAAGGGTGTTTATTACACGCCTGATTTCATTGTCGATTATGTGGTTAAAAGTACTGTTGCCAAGATATTTAATAAAAGACGAGCGCTTGAGAAGGTTTCTAATATCAAGATTGTTGATATATCTTGCGGGAGTGGAAGTTTTTTAGTTGGAGCCTATTCTTACCTCCTGAGCTGGTATCTAAATTATTACATTAAGCATCCTCGTAAGGCACTTTCTGATGGAGCATTATTAGACGGCAAGTTGGTCAAGAGAATCCGTAAAACCATATTGGTAAGGCATATCTATGGAGTGGATATTGACCCCCAAGCTTGCGAAGTAGCGCAGATGAGCCTTTATCTAAAGATGCTTGAGGATTGCCCTGATATTCAACACGAAATCAAATTGAGCGATCTTATTCTGCCCGATATGAAAAATAATATCAGATGCGGAAATAGCTTAATAGAACCAGAGTATTTTCTTGATAGATTATTTACCGACCCTGAGGAAATGAAGCAACTGAGTGCTTTTGATTGGAGGAAATATTTTCCGGAAGGATTTGATTGTGTGATCGGCAATCCTCCTTATATTGATTCGGAGACAATGACAAAGGAATACCCCTTATTGCGGAGAGCTATCCAAGATACATATCTAATGACAAAGGGCAATTGGGATATCTATATTGCCTTTTTTGAAAGAGGCCTTGGTTTACTGAAATCAGGGGGATTCCTTTCCTTCATAACTCCCGATAAGTGGATCTCTAAGCCGTTTGGAGACAAGTTAAGGATAGACACCATAAACTCAATCTATAGCATTTTTAACGCAGGCCGGGCCGTATTTAAGAGAGCAAAAGTCGATGCAATAGTGACGACATTTTCAAAACAATATCAAGATTCAATCAAGCTATATGCTTATGAGGGCACAGAGATAACCCTGAAACGTACCATCAAGAAAGCATCATTGAATCCCCCCTATGCTTATGACGGCCTATTTTCCGGTTTTATCGACTTGTTCAAGAAAATGGAGGCTCGTTCAGGAAGATTGTCTGATCTTGGCGTCTGTGAAAACGCTTGCGCAACGTCGGATTGCTATAAACTAAAAAGTTACATAGAAGAGAAGTCCTCAAGTATAAGAAAAGGGGACAGCCTGAAGATTATTAATACAGGCACCATTGGGAAATATGTATCAAAATGGAGCCAAGAGAGGATGGTATATCTTGGGAATAGATACTTGAAGCCAGTAGTCCAAAGAGAAAGGTTTCTGAGAGAATTCCCAAATTCCTATGGTCAAAAATCTATTAAACCCAAGCTAATAATGAAGGGGCTAAATCTGTTGGACGCTTGCCTAGACATTAACGGGGATATAATTCCCGGCAAAGCGACATTGATTATTCCTTCGGACAATCCCGAGACGCTAAAACTCCTTCTCGCTATAATTAACAGCAATCTACTTTTTTTATATTTGAAAGAAAAATATCCTGCATCTAGCTACAATCAAGGCACTACTTTTACAAAAAAAATGATCAATGACATTCCAATACCGCAAATCACTGAATCCATAAAGAAAGAGATAATCTCGCTAGTAGATAAAGTCCTTCAAATGAGACAACAAAGGATAGACGCCGATACGGAAGTATTTGAGCGGGCAATTAACGCCCATATTTATAAAATATACGGTTTGACTGACGACGAAGTTAAAACCGTAGAAACGTGGGTTGCCGAAAGGTAA
- a CDS encoding MerR family transcriptional regulator: MKTKGYLIREFARLTRVTVRTLHYYDQIGLLKPSFERPNGYRVYTDADLLRLQQIVTLKFMGFSLDEIGRLLASRGYQAVKSLKVQAEAVRDEIARLREASRAIDQVLARLEKDGRIHREKLIRIMEVIQMGEDVKKGWHEKFFTEAEMKEFAEIGKQYTPEDMDAYQNRWAALIAEVKANLGLDPAGDKAQDLGRRWKTLLDEAYEGHPELKARIGQAYGAGAIPKEDNMIGPEVWGFIKKVQAAAGARKS, encoded by the coding sequence GTGAAGACCAAAGGCTATCTCATCAGGGAGTTCGCCAGGCTGACCCGGGTGACGGTCCGGACGCTCCACTACTACGACCAGATCGGCCTGCTCAAGCCGAGCTTCGAGCGGCCGAACGGCTACCGGGTCTACACCGACGCCGACCTGCTCAGGCTTCAGCAGATCGTCACCCTGAAGTTCATGGGCTTCTCTCTCGACGAGATCGGCCGCCTTCTCGCGAGCCGGGGCTATCAGGCCGTCAAGTCCCTCAAGGTCCAGGCCGAGGCCGTCAGGGACGAGATCGCGCGTCTTCGCGAGGCCTCGCGGGCGATCGACCAGGTCCTGGCCCGCCTCGAGAAGGACGGCCGCATCCACAGGGAAAAACTCATCAGGATCATGGAGGTCATTCAAATGGGCGAAGACGTCAAGAAGGGCTGGCACGAGAAGTTCTTCACCGAGGCCGAGATGAAGGAGTTCGCCGAGATCGGCAAGCAGTACACCCCGGAGGACATGGACGCCTACCAGAATCGCTGGGCGGCGCTCATCGCCGAGGTCAAGGCTAACCTGGGGCTCGATCCCGCGGGCGACAAGGCCCAGGACCTCGGGCGGCGCTGGAAAACGCTCCTCGACGAGGCCTACGAAGGCCACCCCGAGCTCAAGGCCCGGATCGGCCAGGCCTACGGCGCCGGGGCCATCCCGAAGGAGGACAACATGATCGGCCCGGAGGTCTGGGGCTTCATCAAGAAGGTCCAAGCAGCGGCCGGGGCCAGGAAGTCCTGA
- a CDS encoding methylglyoxal synthase: MEKVKQIALVAHDNRKRDLREWVEYNYRTLIGHSLICTGTTGRLVEDTIKNKCEKDGRQKAEIKIKKLKSGPLGGDLQLGGMIADGKIDLIIFFWDPMEPFPHDVDVKALLRIAVLYNVPTACNRATADFMISSPLMNEPYQPEVRDYSDYLERKLPG; encoded by the coding sequence ATGGAAAAGGTCAAGCAGATCGCCCTCGTGGCCCACGACAATCGGAAGCGGGACCTCAGGGAGTGGGTCGAGTACAATTACCGGACGCTCATCGGCCACAGTCTGATCTGTACGGGCACGACCGGGCGCCTGGTCGAAGACACGATCAAGAACAAATGCGAAAAGGACGGCCGGCAGAAAGCCGAGATCAAGATAAAGAAGCTCAAGTCCGGGCCGCTGGGCGGCGATCTGCAGCTGGGCGGGATGATCGCGGACGGAAAGATCGACCTCATCATCTTCTTCTGGGACCCGATGGAGCCGTTCCCTCACGATGTCGACGTCAAAGCCCTGCTGAGGATAGCCGTTCTTTACAACGTGCCCACCGCCTGCAATCGAGCGACCGCCGATTTCATGATCTCCTCGCCGTTGATGAACGAGCCCTATCAACCGGAGGTCAGGGACTATTCCGATTATCTGGAGAGGAAGCTGCCTGGCTGA
- a CDS encoding M28 family peptidase — translation MSRKPVLFILPLVALLGLSAWAQMTPWLQWSLLPAPQMDEIVGESSGETALRHVMAMCGVPRDRKPAEYAGTFAEAQYVFDRLKDYGFADAAIERYGSASTWDGVKGELWEVKPRRQKLASYTDLTAMLAFASQPADVTADLVWVGEGAEKDFAGLDVRGKILVTSGPAGAVHAIGCGEKGAAGVISFNSPRPYFDPLIIPWARLSARNEVTRFAFLLPPREGALLRDRLLGGEKITVHAVVESKLEPYQNQMVLASIPGTDKDAQEIILTAHLFEGFTMFGASDNSSGSSALLETARTLKALIDEGRLPRPKRTVRFLWGPEFGAASVYTAVDGKDRLPRTLCNINLDMVGLALAESRSFFTVMRTTYGNPHYVNDVVESSLRYVGEATKAYVVNIMSGDPNRRIVAPTGSEDPMYYYVGTHMGASDHEVFNDWAIGIPGVILNTWPDKWMHTSEDRPDKLDPTQLKRAVIVTAAAAYTVASAGQPLAARIAAEIVANASGRIGHQAARGLEEMGRAAAAAFPGAYKRARGSIEASARNERETLDTVRELAADKPGFVAYLAELRRSVDGLEAAQLRTLDQAMRLQAAGLALKPVVLRLSAAEKRAAALVPRTDPVVKAGGYGRYREVLDEEYERLGDKAPSRAFSRVAAEIQLLCDGRHSALDIKKMVDAQFREETPLEAVVAHLELLKRAGLVAF, via the coding sequence ATGAGCCGCAAACCCGTCCTCTTCATCCTCCCGCTCGTCGCCCTCCTGGGCCTTTCGGCCTGGGCCCAGATGACCCCCTGGCTGCAGTGGAGCCTCCTGCCCGCCCCGCAGATGGACGAGATCGTCGGCGAATCCTCCGGCGAAACGGCCCTCCGCCATGTCATGGCCATGTGCGGCGTCCCGCGCGACCGCAAGCCGGCCGAGTACGCCGGCACGTTCGCCGAGGCGCAGTACGTCTTCGACCGCCTCAAGGACTACGGCTTCGCCGACGCCGCCATCGAACGCTACGGCAGCGCCTCGACCTGGGACGGCGTCAAGGGCGAGCTCTGGGAGGTCAAGCCGCGGCGCCAGAAGCTGGCCTCCTACACCGACCTGACGGCCATGCTGGCCTTCGCCAGCCAGCCCGCCGACGTCACGGCTGATCTCGTCTGGGTCGGGGAAGGCGCGGAAAAGGACTTCGCCGGGCTCGACGTCAGGGGCAAGATCCTGGTCACGTCAGGGCCGGCCGGCGCCGTCCATGCCATCGGCTGCGGGGAGAAGGGCGCCGCCGGGGTCATCTCGTTCAACTCGCCGCGGCCTTATTTCGACCCGCTGATCATCCCCTGGGCGCGCCTGTCCGCCCGGAACGAGGTCACCCGCTTCGCGTTCCTTCTGCCGCCGCGCGAAGGGGCCCTCCTCCGCGACCGCCTCCTGGGCGGCGAGAAGATCACGGTCCACGCCGTCGTCGAATCCAAGCTCGAGCCCTACCAGAATCAGATGGTCCTGGCTTCGATCCCCGGCACGGACAAGGACGCCCAGGAGATCATCCTGACGGCCCATCTCTTCGAGGGCTTCACCATGTTCGGGGCCAGCGACAACTCCTCCGGCTCCTCGGCCCTGCTCGAGACCGCCCGGACCCTGAAGGCCCTCATCGACGAAGGACGCCTGCCGCGGCCGAAGCGGACCGTCCGCTTCCTCTGGGGTCCCGAGTTCGGCGCGGCCTCGGTCTACACGGCGGTCGACGGCAAAGACCGGCTGCCGCGGACGCTCTGCAACATCAACCTGGACATGGTCGGCCTGGCCCTGGCCGAGAGCCGGTCGTTCTTCACCGTCATGCGCACGACCTACGGCAATCCCCACTACGTCAACGACGTCGTCGAAAGCTCGCTGCGCTACGTCGGGGAGGCGACCAAGGCCTACGTTGTCAACATCATGAGCGGGGACCCGAACCGGCGCATCGTCGCCCCGACCGGCAGCGAGGACCCGATGTACTACTATGTCGGGACGCACATGGGCGCGTCGGACCACGAGGTCTTCAACGATTGGGCGATCGGTATCCCAGGCGTCATCCTCAATACCTGGCCCGACAAGTGGATGCACACCTCCGAAGACCGGCCCGACAAGCTCGACCCGACCCAGCTTAAGCGGGCGGTCATAGTCACGGCGGCGGCGGCGTACACCGTCGCCTCGGCCGGTCAGCCGCTGGCGGCCCGGATCGCCGCCGAGATCGTGGCCAACGCCTCGGGCCGGATCGGCCACCAGGCCGCCCGCGGCCTCGAGGAGATGGGACGCGCGGCTGCGGCCGCCTTCCCCGGCGCCTACAAGCGGGCCCGCGGTTCCATCGAGGCCTCGGCCCGGAACGAGCGCGAAACGCTCGACACGGTCCGCGAGCTCGCGGCCGACAAGCCCGGCTTCGTCGCCTATCTCGCCGAGCTCCGGCGGTCGGTCGACGGCCTCGAAGCGGCCCAGCTGCGGACGCTCGACCAGGCCATGCGCCTTCAGGCCGCCGGCCTCGCCCTGAAGCCGGTCGTGCTCAGGCTGTCGGCGGCCGAGAAAAGAGCCGCCGCCCTTGTCCCGCGGACCGATCCCGTGGTGAAGGCCGGCGGCTACGGGCGCTACCGGGAAGTCCTCGATGAGGAATACGAGCGCCTGGGCGACAAGGCGCCGTCCCGGGCCTTCTCCCGCGTCGCCGCCGAGATCCAGCTTCTCTGCGACGGCCGCCACAGCGCCCTGGACATCAAGAAGATGGTCGATGCCCAGTTCCGCGAGGAGACGCCGCTCGAGGCCGTCGTCGCCCACCTCGAGCTCCTCAAGCGCGCCGGCCTGGTCGCCTTTTAG
- a CDS encoding nitroreductase family protein, whose amino-acid sequence MSFQDLVRSRYSVRAYRPDPVEEDKLARVLEAARLAPTAANRQAFRIVAVRTADEKEGLRRIYGRDWFVQAPLVLCVCAVPSEAWVRKADGWNAAEVDATIAMTHVVLAAADEGLGTCWIAAFDPAAAREVLGLPPDLVPLSFTPLGYAADAPGTKKRRPLDELVRRAGAK is encoded by the coding sequence ATGAGCTTCCAGGATCTGGTCCGATCGCGGTACAGCGTCCGGGCCTACAGGCCGGACCCGGTCGAGGAGGATAAGCTGGCCCGGGTGCTCGAGGCGGCCCGCCTCGCCCCGACCGCCGCCAACCGCCAGGCCTTCCGGATCGTGGCCGTCCGCACCGCCGACGAGAAGGAGGGCCTGCGGCGCATCTACGGCCGCGACTGGTTCGTCCAGGCGCCGCTCGTCCTCTGCGTCTGCGCCGTGCCGTCCGAGGCCTGGGTCCGCAAGGCCGACGGCTGGAACGCCGCCGAGGTCGACGCCACGATAGCCATGACCCACGTCGTCCTCGCCGCGGCCGATGAGGGCCTGGGCACGTGCTGGATCGCCGCCTTCGATCCGGCCGCGGCCCGCGAGGTCCTCGGGCTTCCCCCGGACCTCGTCCCGTTGTCCTTCACGCCGCTCGGCTACGCGGCCGACGCGCCCGGGACGAAGAAGCGCCGGCCCCTCGACGAGCTCGTCCGCCGCGCCGGCGCGAAGTAG
- a CDS encoding SHOCT domain-containing protein produces MKSKVSIRPTKPVTVMALVVAVAMALLGIFFLGLLIKEGAGVGIVFMIFWFIVLGVIITYYIYNLKSRKGIAEIETETDSESAPRAGESAPDFDGKLRKLEALKRDGLLTDEEYQAKRAEIMKKAW; encoded by the coding sequence TTGAAGAGCAAGGTAAGCATCAGGCCGACGAAACCGGTGACGGTCATGGCCCTGGTCGTCGCCGTGGCCATGGCCCTTTTAGGGATCTTCTTCCTCGGGCTCCTCATCAAGGAAGGCGCGGGGGTCGGCATCGTTTTCATGATCTTCTGGTTCATCGTTCTCGGCGTGATCATCACCTACTACATCTACAATCTCAAGAGCCGCAAGGGCATCGCCGAGATCGAGACCGAGACCGATAGCGAGAGCGCGCCACGGGCCGGCGAGTCCGCCCCGGACTTCGACGGGAAGTTGCGCAAGCTCGAGGCCCTGAAGAGGGACGGCCTCCTCACGGACGAGGAGTATCAGGCCAAGAGGGCCGAGATCATGAAGAAAGCGTGGTAA
- a CDS encoding family 78 glycoside hydrolase catalytic domain, with protein sequence MTPSRRFGSRIRLGLALMAIVLLAMPAAVPAAAGAAPAAETAGPSAPASLRCEYLVNPVGVDTVNPRFFWIVDHAERGQAQSAYQVIVSTDPKAAAGDVWDSGKVASPKSTQVAFAGKPLASGQSYFWKVRAWDRDGRESPWSETARFDMGLLDKGDWKGVWIGAKSQFRREFTLKGRVKRARAYIAGLGYYELRLNGRKAGNHVLDPAWTTYDKRVLYVAYDVTGFLREGPNAVAVMLGNGWYKSRALLFQLNVELEDGTAVSVVSDASWKAADGPILEDSVYNGESYDARRETPGWERPGFDDKGWAAAEAVKGPAGVLSAQLMPAIQVVDTIVPFKMTSPLPGAYIFDMGQNFSGWARLRVRGPRGTDVRLRFAELLFDDGTLNQDNLRTAQAEDHYILRGDGEEVWEPRFTYHGFRYVEVTGFPGTPTLESIRGRVVHSAVEPVGSFAASKDVLNGIQRLVTWGQKTNLHSIPTDCDQRDERMGWLGDAQVTAEEAIMNFDMAAFYTNFMRDIRDVQDAKGRLADTIPHIWGGENADPAWATAYPLICWYMYQYYGDTRILEDHYDALKKYVEFLRSKAENGLVKFSSYGDWVAIEKCSNAIVSSFYYLYDVRIMADAARVLGKTADAALYDKLAAEIRAAFNREYYNPKTGDYAEGTQTANALPLFLDIPTEKQWGTWGRLFDNLVYGRNAHLTTGIVGTKYVMEVLSRTGAADLAYDIACKTDFPSWGYMIASGATTLWELWQNREGSAMNSHNHPMFGSVGAWFYKTLAGINLAPGTTGFDKVLIQPQMVRDLTHASGSTMTVRGAIACAWSRTERTVRVEVTIPFGSEAEVVIPKLGIRNIKVSEGGRTVWAAGQYVAGTPGIDGAEDKDGAIRFKLGGGRYAFVLEGD encoded by the coding sequence ATGACTCCGTCCCGTCGCTTTGGATCGAGAATACGCCTGGGCCTCGCGCTCATGGCCATCGTGCTTCTCGCCATGCCGGCCGCCGTCCCCGCGGCCGCCGGCGCCGCGCCGGCCGCTGAAACCGCCGGGCCGTCGGCCCCGGCGTCGCTCCGCTGCGAATACCTCGTCAACCCCGTGGGCGTCGATACGGTTAACCCGCGCTTCTTCTGGATCGTCGATCACGCCGAGCGCGGCCAGGCCCAGTCGGCCTACCAGGTCATCGTGTCGACGGACCCCAAGGCCGCGGCCGGCGACGTCTGGGACAGCGGCAAGGTCGCGTCGCCCAAGTCCACCCAGGTCGCCTTCGCCGGCAAGCCCCTGGCCAGCGGGCAGTCCTATTTCTGGAAGGTCCGGGCCTGGGACCGCGACGGCCGCGAGAGCCCCTGGAGCGAGACGGCCCGCTTCGACATGGGGCTCCTCGACAAGGGCGATTGGAAGGGCGTCTGGATCGGCGCCAAGAGCCAGTTCCGCAGGGAGTTCACCCTGAAGGGACGGGTCAAGAGGGCCCGGGCCTATATCGCCGGCCTCGGCTATTACGAGCTTCGTCTCAACGGCCGCAAGGCCGGCAACCACGTCCTCGACCCGGCCTGGACGACCTACGACAAGCGCGTCCTCTACGTCGCCTACGACGTGACGGGCTTCCTGCGCGAAGGCCCCAACGCGGTCGCCGTCATGCTGGGCAACGGCTGGTACAAGTCGCGGGCCCTCCTCTTCCAGCTCAACGTCGAGCTCGAGGACGGGACCGCCGTGAGCGTCGTCAGCGACGCGTCCTGGAAGGCCGCCGACGGCCCGATCCTCGAGGACAGCGTCTACAACGGAGAATCCTACGACGCCCGCCGCGAGACGCCGGGCTGGGAAAGGCCCGGCTTCGACGACAAGGGCTGGGCCGCGGCCGAGGCCGTCAAGGGCCCGGCCGGCGTCCTCTCGGCCCAGCTGATGCCTGCCATCCAGGTCGTCGACACGATCGTGCCCTTCAAGATGACCAGCCCCCTCCCCGGCGCCTACATCTTCGACATGGGCCAGAACTTCAGCGGCTGGGCCCGCCTCCGCGTCCGGGGGCCGCGCGGCACCGACGTCCGGCTCCGCTTCGCCGAGCTCCTCTTCGACGACGGGACGCTGAACCAGGACAACCTGCGCACGGCCCAGGCCGAGGACCACTACATCCTCAGGGGCGACGGCGAGGAGGTCTGGGAGCCGCGCTTCACCTACCACGGCTTCCGCTATGTCGAGGTCACCGGGTTCCCCGGGACGCCCACGCTCGAATCGATCCGCGGCCGGGTCGTCCATTCGGCGGTCGAGCCCGTCGGCAGCTTCGCCGCGTCCAAGGACGTCCTCAACGGCATCCAGCGTCTCGTCACCTGGGGCCAGAAGACCAATCTCCACAGCATCCCGACCGACTGCGACCAGCGCGACGAGCGCATGGGCTGGCTGGGCGACGCCCAGGTCACGGCCGAGGAAGCGATCATGAACTTCGACATGGCCGCCTTCTACACGAACTTCATGCGCGACATCCGCGACGTCCAGGACGCCAAGGGGCGCCTAGCCGACACGATCCCCCACATCTGGGGCGGGGAGAACGCCGACCCGGCCTGGGCCACCGCCTATCCCCTGATCTGCTGGTACATGTACCAGTACTACGGCGACACGCGCATCCTCGAGGACCACTACGACGCGCTGAAGAAGTACGTCGAGTTCCTCCGGAGCAAGGCCGAGAACGGCCTGGTCAAGTTCAGCTCGTACGGCGACTGGGTGGCCATCGAGAAGTGCTCCAACGCGATCGTCTCGTCCTTCTATTATCTCTATGACGTCCGCATCATGGCCGACGCCGCCCGCGTCCTCGGGAAGACGGCCGACGCGGCGCTCTACGACAAGCTGGCGGCCGAGATCCGGGCGGCCTTCAACCGGGAATACTACAACCCGAAGACCGGCGATTACGCCGAGGGCACGCAGACGGCCAACGCCCTGCCGCTCTTCCTCGACATCCCGACGGAGAAGCAGTGGGGCACCTGGGGCCGGCTCTTCGACAACCTCGTCTACGGGCGCAACGCCCACCTGACCACGGGCATCGTCGGCACGAAGTACGTCATGGAGGTCCTGAGCCGGACCGGGGCCGCCGACCTGGCCTACGACATCGCCTGCAAGACCGATTTCCCGAGCTGGGGCTACATGATCGCCAGCGGCGCGACGACCCTCTGGGAGCTGTGGCAGAACCGCGAGGGCTCGGCCATGAACTCGCACAACCACCCGATGTTCGGCAGCGTCGGGGCCTGGTTCTACAAGACCCTGGCCGGGATCAACCTGGCGCCGGGCACGACCGGCTTCGACAAGGTCCTCATCCAGCCGCAGATGGTCCGGGACCTGACCCACGCCTCGGGCTCGACGATGACCGTCCGCGGCGCGATCGCCTGCGCCTGGTCGCGGACGGAGCGGACCGTCCGGGTCGAGGTGACGATCCCGTTCGGTTCCGAGGCCGAGGTCGTCATCCCCAAGCTCGGCATCCGCAACATCAAGGTCAGCGAGGGCGGCCGGACGGTCTGGGCGGCCGGGCAGTATGTGGCCGGCACGCCCGGGATCGACGGGGCCGAGGACAAGGACGGCGCGATCCGTTTCAAGCTCGGCGGCGGCCGCTACGCCTTCGTCCTCGAAGGAGATTAA
- a CDS encoding 6-bladed beta-propeller, with product MRRLSFVIWSLIVLASGNCGRGGPTPAGALSVAKTLDDVFGSKSEVQLELTDDGALAEITDLAVDIRGNFIVADGVRLNRVWLFSPEGKLLGILGASGQGPGEYSSPLSVAVDGEGQILVNDYFRMKIIVYDREYRYRREIGPVRGHYLHVEHGGRIYLYDGMVPPRAQGLFDTVKALDRAGELLFSFAPIPEAALESRFSRLADGMDIGRSGRIYEMNHLVYRIREFTPEGKLIKSFGNPEARQTAAAGEAPLDLNGPFCLASGLVIVQRENVLDIFDNDGTLAASGIPCDRRILLARGNAIYLEAWDEADEQGKGSNPRIVRYELRP from the coding sequence ATGAGGAGACTGTCTTTCGTGATCTGGTCCCTGATCGTCCTGGCTTCAGGGAATTGCGGCCGCGGCGGCCCGACACCGGCGGGAGCCCTGTCCGTGGCGAAGACGCTCGACGACGTCTTCGGATCGAAGTCCGAGGTCCAGCTGGAATTGACCGACGATGGCGCCCTCGCAGAGATCACCGACTTGGCCGTGGACATCCGCGGGAATTTCATCGTCGCTGATGGCGTTCGTTTGAACCGCGTTTGGCTTTTCTCTCCCGAGGGGAAGCTCCTGGGGATCCTGGGCGCGTCCGGACAAGGCCCTGGCGAATATTCTTCGCCGTTAAGCGTCGCCGTCGACGGCGAAGGCCAGATTCTCGTCAACGACTATTTTCGGATGAAGATCATCGTCTATGACCGGGAATACCGGTACCGGCGGGAGATCGGACCGGTCCGCGGCCACTACCTTCATGTCGAACACGGGGGCCGGATCTACCTCTACGACGGGATGGTCCCGCCGAGGGCCCAGGGCTTGTTCGATACGGTCAAGGCGTTGGATCGAGCTGGAGAGCTCCTTTTTTCGTTCGCCCCTATCCCCGAAGCCGCCCTCGAGTCACGCTTTAGCCGGCTGGCGGACGGCATGGACATCGGCAGGAGCGGTCGGATCTACGAGATGAACCACCTTGTCTATCGAATCCGCGAGTTCACTCCCGAAGGGAAGCTCATCAAGTCTTTCGGGAATCCCGAGGCCCGGCAAACGGCGGCCGCCGGCGAGGCCCCGCTCGATCTGAACGGCCCCTTCTGCCTGGCGAGCGGCCTCGTCATCGTCCAGAGGGAGAACGTCCTCGATATTTTCGACAACGATGGGACCCTCGCCGCGAGCGGCATCCCCTGCGATCGCAGGATCCTCCTGGCCCGGGGGAACGCGATCTACCTGGAAGCCTGGGACGAGGCGGACGAGCAGGGGAAGGGCTCGAACCCCAGGATCGTCCGGTACGAGCTGCGCCCCTAG